Proteins encoded within one genomic window of Bemisia tabaci chromosome 2, PGI_BMITA_v3:
- the LOC109039617 gene encoding uncharacterized protein encodes MEVSSKENIVGLTSNRSLIKAGVTQSIKKPASTKKALADVGNILHSAKKSSQEVVKPGFSGQKLESTKNFKIYVEEQDVIFSPAPKKSNPKRIPLSPISGIKVAANLNPNYQYDDDDEDPHQDCPTTPYNDDFDDLLPPSLRLNSDDIDSLAMLKPPEESWAPKWKSDLSTISVESDLDDFNVPFPSPPKFADFDLPFNEFVVPEVNFDDSF; translated from the exons ATGGAAGTTTCAAGCAAAGAAAATATAGTCGGTTTGACCAGCAACCGATCCCTGATCAAAG CTGGTGTCACTCAATCTATCAAGAAACCTGCATCTACAAAAAAAGCCCTAGCAGATGTTGGAAACATACTCCATTCTGCCAAGAAAAGCTCGCAGGAAGTTGTCAAACCGGGCTTCTCTGGTCAAAAATTAGAAAGcacaaaaaacttcaaaatttatgTAGAAGAACAGGATGTCATATTCTCTCCTGCTCCTAAGAAATCTAATCCCAAAAGAATTCCACTGTCTCCTATATCGGGTATCAAAGTAGCTGCCAATCTAAATCCTAATTATCAgtatgatgatgacgatgaggATCCTCATCAAGATTGCCCAACTACACCTTATAATG ATgattttgatgatttattaCCTCCATCTTTAAGATTAAATTCAGATGACATAGACTCTTTAGCAATGCTGAAACCCCCTGAAGAATCTTGGGCACCTAAGTGGAAGAGTGATCTCTCTACAATCTCTGTTGAGTCAGATTTAGATGATTTTAATGTTCCGTTTCCTA gTCCTCCTAAATTTGCTGATTTTGATCTTCCATTCAATGAATTTGTGGTTCCAGAAGTTAACTTCGATGATTCCTTCTAA